Proteins encoded together in one candidate division WOR-3 bacterium window:
- a CDS encoding prolyl oligopeptidase family serine peptidase, with product MRKILPLVFLLFCPLFIPAAELPSIQDTILIQDWLLCGPFSVGVREGITEAIEDVNSLVPREGDALRSSLVQGGLVKWHKVRADSSGWLETDYQSVRWDSILNYYGIAGIMATGYAYAELVLPYRCRALVVPTKLGGFILNGKGYIGDVYGNNWFRVPVTLDSGTNRIVLRLSGFGDQRVRFLLVPVSEPIIAITHDVTIFDLIADSGFVAWCGLPLLNTTTEPIDQIRVLMKIDTFTLADTVINNIPAQGVKKPALKLKVPPLPFDSAGYAMVISLRGQNWTNTDTITLRSRKLTQPHRVTFLSEIDSSCQYYAVLYPKNYDPQKSYGLILSLHGAGVEASSLAECFQPKDWAFVVCPTNRRPYGFDWQDWGRIDALEVLHQAIKRFPIDPDRVVLTGHSMGGHGTWHIGLSHFDLFAAIAPAAGWPSLPLYVPTFLQKSNTFAEPAKLMVRDMAMRPDNVPAFLENAQNLPVFILHGADDDNVPALHGRNFALWLDALNYNYEYKEVPGQKHWWSYEDGTVCVDDTSLMRFLKESHRNSGPRHIRFRTADLAQSNSCYWAKIDRVETVGYDAYLEGFASDSVVKLFTENIKQLTLNFDQRLFFSGTIRLEIDRQTVIPNLFLPRTVTVHKTAHGWKLGRAKTAKIHKTPNRYGPAKQVLMKPFTIVYGTQNPALVDFLRHAANQEALRWFLIGNGTTEILPDTAPVPLNRNLILFGGPEENRFTHRIARQLPITVKAGKLHAALPGLQAETVAVILTYPNPLNPERLLLVRMGTDPQSTKLSFFFGVIGSGTAIPDFLIFDRRVRRYGWAGVRAAGFFDPDWNFDLKTTFLGR from the coding sequence ATGAGAAAAATTTTACCACTTGTTTTTCTCCTGTTTTGCCCCCTTTTCATTCCGGCGGCTGAACTCCCTTCAATACAAGACACGATTCTCATCCAGGATTGGCTGCTCTGTGGTCCGTTCTCGGTTGGCGTGCGGGAAGGCATAACCGAAGCGATTGAAGATGTGAACAGCCTTGTGCCCCGGGAAGGTGACGCCCTTCGCTCCAGCCTGGTTCAGGGTGGACTGGTAAAGTGGCACAAGGTCCGCGCCGACTCATCAGGCTGGCTGGAAACCGATTACCAATCGGTGCGCTGGGATTCAATTCTCAACTACTACGGCATCGCCGGCATAATGGCAACCGGTTACGCCTACGCCGAACTTGTTCTACCCTATCGTTGCCGCGCCCTGGTCGTCCCGACAAAACTGGGCGGATTTATCTTGAACGGCAAGGGGTACATAGGTGATGTCTATGGCAACAACTGGTTCAGAGTACCGGTAACACTTGATTCGGGGACAAATCGAATCGTATTGCGCCTGAGCGGTTTTGGCGACCAGCGAGTCCGATTCCTCCTTGTACCCGTTTCCGAGCCGATAATTGCCATAACCCACGATGTTACCATCTTTGACCTCATCGCCGACTCCGGTTTTGTCGCCTGGTGCGGACTGCCGTTACTCAACACCACAACCGAACCCATTGACCAGATACGGGTTTTAATGAAAATTGACACTTTTACTTTAGCCGACACCGTCATCAATAACATCCCAGCACAGGGGGTTAAAAAACCGGCACTAAAACTGAAAGTACCGCCGCTACCTTTTGACAGCGCTGGTTATGCGATGGTCATCTCCCTGCGCGGTCAAAACTGGACCAACACCGACACCATAACCTTACGCTCCCGGAAACTCACCCAGCCCCACAGAGTTACCTTCCTTTCGGAAATCGACTCCTCGTGTCAGTACTATGCGGTTCTCTATCCGAAAAACTACGACCCCCAAAAAAGTTACGGGTTGATACTTTCCCTGCATGGCGCCGGAGTTGAGGCATCGAGCCTTGCCGAATGTTTCCAGCCTAAAGATTGGGCGTTTGTTGTCTGTCCGACCAACCGCCGACCTTACGGTTTTGACTGGCAGGACTGGGGCAGAATTGACGCGCTTGAAGTGTTACATCAGGCAATAAAAAGGTTCCCGATTGACCCGGACCGGGTGGTTTTGACCGGCCATTCAATGGGCGGACATGGCACCTGGCACATCGGACTTTCCCATTTTGACCTGTTTGCCGCCATCGCACCTGCTGCAGGCTGGCCCTCTTTGCCCCTCTATGTACCCACCTTTCTTCAAAAGAGCAATACCTTTGCCGAACCGGCAAAACTAATGGTGCGTGATATGGCAATGCGACCCGACAATGTCCCGGCGTTTCTGGAAAACGCCCAAAACCTGCCGGTCTTTATCCTGCATGGTGCTGATGACGACAATGTACCTGCCCTGCACGGAAGAAACTTTGCCCTCTGGCTCGATGCCCTTAACTACAACTACGAGTATAAAGAGGTACCGGGACAAAAACACTGGTGGAGTTATGAAGACGGCACGGTCTGTGTTGACGACACAAGTTTGATGCGCTTCTTAAAGGAAAGCCACCGTAATTCGGGACCACGCCACATCAGGTTCCGCACCGCGGACCTCGCGCAGTCCAACTCCTGTTACTGGGCAAAAATCGACCGGGTCGAAACTGTTGGTTACGACGCCTATCTTGAAGGGTTTGCCAGCGATTCGGTGGTCAAACTGTTCACCGAAAACATCAAACAGTTAACCCTCAACTTTGACCAGCGGCTTTTCTTCTCCGGCACCATCCGGTTGGAAATTGACCGGCAAACTGTCATTCCCAACCTGTTTCTTCCCCGCACCGTTACCGTCCACAAAACAGCGCACGGCTGGAAATTGGGTCGGGCAAAGACCGCAAAGATCCACAAAACCCCGAACCGCTACGGTCCGGCAAAACAGGTTCTGATGAAACCATTTACTATTGTTTATGGAACGCAAAATCCCGCGCTTGTTGACTTTTTGCGTCACGCGGCAAATCAGGAGGCGCTGCGCTGGTTTTTAATCGGCAACGGCACAACAGAAATCCTGCCCGACACCGCACCCGTCCCGTTAAACCGTAACCTGATTCTGTTTGGCGGACCAGAAGAAAACCGGTTCACCCACCGCATTGCAAGGCAGTTGCCGATAACCGTCAAGGCCGGCAAATTACACGCCGCTCTGCCCGGTCTACAGGCCGAAACTGTCGCGGTCATCCTCACCTATCCCAATCCGCTCAATCCGGAAAGACTTCTTCTTGTCCGGATGGGCACCGACCCGCAATCAACCAAACTGTCCTTCTTCTTTGGCGTTATTGGCTCGGGCACCGCAATTCCCGACTTCCTGATATTTGACCGCCGGGTTCGAAGGTACGGCTGGGCAGGAGTCCGGGCTGCAGGATTCTTTGACCCGGACTGGAACTTTGACCTTAAAACCACATTTCTTGGTAGATAG
- a CDS encoding acyl-CoA carboxylase subunit beta, with translation MSNYERVMEELRRRTAEALKGGGEERIKKQHEEGKLTARERIDLLLDRGSFVELDRLRVHSCVDFGMDKKKIPGDAVVTGYGRIHNRPVAVFSQDFTVFGGTLSKVFAEKVCKIMDLAMKVGMPVIGLNDSGGARIQEGVESLGGYADIFLRNTLASGVIPQISAVMGPCAGGAVYSPALTDFIFMTEQTSYMFITGPEVIKAVTKEEVTKEKLGGADTHNAVSGVAHFKDIDDRDLLERIRKLITYLPQNNREKPPRTVARDRADRDVEGIEEIMPDDPRKPYDMLAVIQRVVDQGSFFEVQQHWAKNIIIGFARMDGMVVGVVANQPKFLAGCLDIDASVKAARFVRFCDAFNIPIVTFVDVPGFLPGTAQEYGGIIRHGAKLLYAYCEATVPKITVITRKAYGGAYDVMSSKHIRGDFNFAWPTAEIAVMGSEGAVNIIFRKEISEASNPEERRRQLVTEYEAKFGNPFKAAELGYVDEVIEFKETRRKIIASLQILENKSLTNPWKKHGCIPL, from the coding sequence ATGTCAAATTATGAGCGTGTGATGGAGGAGTTGCGGCGTCGGACCGCAGAGGCTTTGAAGGGCGGCGGCGAGGAGCGGATTAAGAAGCAGCATGAGGAAGGGAAACTGACCGCAAGGGAGCGGATTGATTTGCTTCTTGACAGGGGTAGTTTTGTGGAACTGGACCGGCTGCGGGTTCACAGTTGTGTTGATTTCGGGATGGATAAGAAGAAGATTCCGGGTGATGCGGTGGTTACCGGTTACGGCAGAATTCACAATCGGCCAGTCGCGGTATTTTCGCAGGATTTTACGGTCTTTGGCGGCACACTTTCCAAGGTTTTCGCCGAGAAGGTGTGTAAGATAATGGATTTGGCGATGAAGGTGGGGATGCCGGTAATCGGGTTGAACGACTCGGGCGGAGCAAGGATTCAGGAGGGGGTGGAAAGTTTAGGTGGCTATGCGGACATCTTTTTGCGTAATACGCTGGCGTCCGGTGTTATACCGCAAATTTCGGCGGTGATGGGTCCGTGTGCGGGCGGTGCGGTTTATTCGCCGGCATTGACCGATTTTATCTTTATGACCGAGCAAACCAGTTATATGTTCATCACCGGTCCGGAGGTGATTAAGGCGGTAACCAAGGAGGAGGTGACAAAGGAGAAACTGGGTGGGGCGGATACGCACAATGCGGTTTCCGGGGTCGCCCATTTCAAGGATATTGACGACCGGGATTTGCTGGAGCGGATTCGGAAGTTAATCACCTACCTGCCCCAGAACAACAGAGAGAAGCCGCCGCGGACTGTTGCGCGCGACCGTGCCGACCGGGATGTTGAAGGAATTGAGGAGATTATGCCGGACGACCCGCGCAAGCCTTACGATATGCTGGCGGTGATTCAACGGGTGGTGGACCAGGGGAGTTTTTTTGAGGTCCAGCAGCACTGGGCGAAGAATATAATTATCGGGTTTGCCCGGATGGATGGTATGGTAGTTGGTGTGGTGGCTAATCAGCCGAAGTTTCTTGCCGGATGTCTTGATATTGATGCCTCGGTAAAGGCGGCGCGGTTTGTGCGGTTCTGCGATGCGTTCAACATCCCGATTGTCACCTTTGTTGATGTGCCCGGTTTTCTGCCCGGCACGGCACAGGAGTACGGTGGCATCATACGGCATGGCGCAAAGTTGCTTTATGCCTACTGTGAGGCGACGGTGCCGAAGATAACGGTGATTACCCGCAAGGCTTATGGTGGTGCCTACGATGTGATGTCTTCAAAGCACATCAGGGGCGACTTTAACTTCGCCTGGCCCACGGCAGAGATTGCGGTAATGGGGTCCGAGGGTGCGGTGAACATCATCTTCCGTAAGGAGATTAGCGAGGCGTCAAATCCTGAGGAGCGACGGCGCCAGCTGGTTACAGAGTACGAGGCGAAATTTGGTAATCCGTTCAAGGCGGCAGAACTCGGTTATGTGGATGAGGTGATTGAGTTTAAGGAGACGCGGCGGAAGATAATCGCCAGTTTGCAGATACTGGAAAATAAGTCTCTGACCAATCCGTGGAAGAAGCACGGTTGTATTCCGTTGTAA
- a CDS encoding methylmalonyl-CoA mutase family protein, translating into MKQGKDDLKRAIELWEENVLNPALKKAPELKDEWTTVSGIPLKRVYTPLEWEGEDYLAQQGLPGSFPFTRGVQPTMYRSRLWTMRQYAGFGSAEETNARYHYLLQQGQTGLSVAFDLPTQMGYDSDHPMARGEVGKVGVAISTIEDMARLFAGIPLDRVSTSMTINATAAILLAMYCVVAERQGVDWKKLQGTIQNDVLKEYVARGTYIFPPRPSLRLVTDIIAWCAGAVPKWNTISISGYHIREAGATAVEEVAFTLANGLEYVKAAQARGLEVDRFAPRLSFFFAAHTNIFEEVAKFRAARRLWARLLKERFGASDESCKLRFHTQTGGVTLTAQQPENNVIRVAYQALAAVLGGTQSLHTNSRDEALSLPTEESVTIALRTQQILAYETGVTDTVDPLAGSYFIESLTDEIERRARALIDEIVQRGGAVSAIEQGFIQERIAESAWRYQREVEEGKRIVVGVNRFSDAVEPKLRLLRVDEALAEKRRQELADFRARRDAAAVQRALVDVERVARSEENLMPVIVAAVRANATVGEISDALRTVFGEYDRERR; encoded by the coding sequence ATGAAGCAGGGTAAAGACGATTTGAAGCGGGCAATTGAGTTGTGGGAGGAAAATGTTTTAAACCCGGCACTGAAGAAGGCGCCCGAGTTGAAGGATGAATGGACGACGGTTTCCGGGATTCCGCTGAAAAGGGTCTACACACCCCTGGAATGGGAAGGCGAAGATTACCTTGCCCAGCAGGGTTTGCCGGGAAGTTTCCCTTTTACCCGCGGGGTCCAGCCCACGATGTACCGCTCCCGGCTCTGGACGATGCGCCAGTATGCGGGGTTTGGTTCGGCAGAGGAGACCAACGCCCGTTATCACTACCTTTTGCAGCAGGGCCAGACCGGGCTTTCGGTGGCGTTTGATTTGCCCACCCAGATGGGTTACGATTCAGACCATCCGATGGCGCGGGGTGAGGTCGGCAAGGTCGGGGTGGCGATTTCGACGATTGAGGATATGGCGCGGTTGTTTGCCGGCATTCCCCTGGACCGGGTGTCAACCTCAATGACGATAAACGCCACGGCCGCGATTTTGCTGGCGATGTACTGCGTTGTCGCCGAGCGTCAGGGTGTGGATTGGAAAAAGTTACAAGGGACGATTCAGAACGATGTTTTGAAGGAGTATGTGGCACGAGGAACTTACATATTTCCGCCCCGACCCTCGTTGCGGCTGGTGACCGATATTATCGCCTGGTGTGCCGGCGCGGTGCCGAAATGGAATACGATATCAATTTCCGGTTACCACATTCGCGAGGCAGGGGCGACCGCGGTTGAGGAGGTGGCGTTTACTCTGGCAAATGGTCTGGAGTATGTCAAGGCGGCGCAGGCGCGCGGACTGGAAGTGGACCGGTTTGCGCCCCGGTTGTCGTTTTTCTTTGCTGCCCACACCAATATCTTTGAGGAGGTGGCAAAGTTCCGGGCGGCGCGCCGGTTGTGGGCACGCCTGCTTAAGGAGCGGTTTGGGGCGTCAGACGAATCGTGCAAGTTGCGCTTCCATACCCAGACCGGTGGCGTGACATTAACCGCCCAGCAGCCGGAGAACAATGTTATTCGGGTGGCGTATCAGGCGCTCGCTGCGGTTTTAGGAGGAACCCAGAGTTTGCACACCAACTCCCGTGATGAGGCGCTGTCGCTGCCGACCGAGGAGTCGGTGACGATTGCTTTGCGCACCCAGCAGATTCTTGCTTATGAGACGGGTGTGACCGATACCGTTGACCCGCTTGCCGGTTCCTATTTCATTGAGAGTTTGACCGATGAGATTGAACGCCGGGCACGGGCGCTGATTGATGAGATAGTGCAAAGGGGCGGAGCGGTAAGTGCCATTGAGCAGGGGTTTATTCAGGAGCGGATTGCCGAAAGCGCCTGGCGTTATCAGCGTGAGGTGGAGGAGGGTAAGCGGATTGTGGTCGGCGTCAATCGGTTCAGTGATGCGGTTGAGCCGAAACTGCGGCTGTTACGGGTTGACGAGGCGCTGGCGGAAAAACGGCGGCAGGAACTTGCCGATTTTCGGGCACGGCGCGATGCGGCAGCGGTGCAAAGAGCACTGGTGGATGTTGAGCGGGTTGCCCGCAGTGAAGAAAATTTGATGCCGGTGATTGTGGCGGCGGTGCGCGCTAATGCGACGGTGGGTGAGATCAGCGATGCGCTGCGCACCGTTTTTGGCGAGTATGACCGGGAAAGGAGATGA
- the mce gene encoding methylmalonyl-CoA epimerase, whose protein sequence is MIKKIAHIAIAVPDLEAAAKFYAEQLGLKLTGKETVPHRKVTVGFIQIGETKIELVQPDAPDAPVAKFIAERGPGLHHICFEVDDVDAEFQRLSGAGVKIVDPAPQPGADGTKTFFIHPKATGGVLIELNQPAKGQE, encoded by the coding sequence ATGATAAAAAAGATTGCCCATATCGCAATTGCGGTACCCGATTTAGAGGCGGCAGCAAAATTTTACGCCGAACAACTGGGATTAAAGTTGACCGGTAAGGAGACGGTGCCGCACCGCAAGGTGACGGTGGGTTTCATCCAGATTGGCGAGACGAAGATTGAACTGGTGCAACCGGATGCGCCCGATGCGCCGGTTGCTAAATTTATCGCCGAGCGGGGACCAGGACTCCATCACATCTGTTTTGAGGTTGACGATGTTGATGCCGAATTCCAGCGGCTTTCCGGAGCCGGGGTTAAAATCGTTGACCCGGCACCACAGCCCGGTGCCGACGGCACCAAAACCTTCTTCATCCATCCGAAGGCCACCGGCGGCGTGCTGATTGAACTGAACCAGCCGGCAAAGGGTCAGGAGTAG
- the era gene encoding GTPase Era, translating to MDNKPFRAGYVAIIGRPNAGKSTLLNQLLGHRLAIVTPKPQTTRHRILGILNGPDYQALLLDTPGILDPKYALHQFMKEEIKKALDDSDVVLLVIDATQPECSDLKLLAHRRALVALNKIDAVPKQNLLPLAAECAQAGIEKVFMISALKGNGVDDLKKGIVELLPEGAPFYPPDTLSERPERFFVAELIREAVFNRYGAEIPYSTTVVIEEFRERPNRKDYIRAVIYVEKESQKGILIGEGGRALKKVGEIARESIEQFLGRPVYLELWVKVAKSWRQDENFIRQNLYS from the coding sequence ATGGACAACAAACCATTTCGCGCCGGCTATGTTGCCATCATTGGTCGTCCCAACGCCGGCAAATCAACACTTTTGAATCAACTCCTTGGTCATCGCCTCGCCATCGTCACCCCGAAACCGCAGACAACCCGGCACCGGATACTGGGCATCCTCAACGGTCCTGACTACCAGGCGCTCCTCCTTGACACACCCGGCATCCTTGACCCGAAATACGCCCTGCACCAATTTATGAAAGAAGAGATTAAAAAGGCGCTGGACGACAGCGATGTCGTCCTTCTGGTCATCGACGCCACCCAGCCCGAATGTAGCGACCTCAAACTCCTCGCGCACCGCCGCGCCCTCGTCGCCCTGAACAAAATTGACGCCGTCCCCAAACAAAACCTTTTGCCCCTCGCGGCGGAGTGTGCTCAGGCAGGCATCGAAAAGGTGTTTATGATTTCCGCCTTAAAAGGCAACGGTGTGGACGACCTGAAAAAAGGCATTGTCGAACTGCTGCCGGAAGGCGCGCCCTTCTATCCGCCCGACACCCTTTCCGAGCGACCCGAGCGTTTCTTTGTCGCCGAACTCATCCGCGAGGCGGTCTTCAACCGCTACGGTGCGGAAATCCCCTACTCAACAACCGTCGTGATCGAAGAGTTCCGCGAACGGCCCAACCGTAAAGACTACATCCGGGCGGTGATTTATGTTGAAAAAGAGTCCCAGAAGGGGATTTTAATCGGTGAAGGGGGCCGGGCGTTGAAAAAAGTTGGTGAAATTGCCCGGGAATCAATTGAGCAATTTTTAGGTCGGCCGGTCTATCTTGAACTCTGGGTCAAAGTCGCCAAATCCTGGCGTCAGGACGAAAACTTCATCCGTCAGAACCTCTACTCCTGA
- a CDS encoding acetyl-CoA carboxylase carboxyltransferase subunit alpha, whose amino-acid sequence MPSPSQGWLDFEQPLAELFDRLEEVSALGAESEIKRIQKQIEELKTKLYADLTPWQRVLLARHPRRPYTLDYIDRIVTDFVELHGDRAYADDPAIVAGLGKIDQIPFAIIGQQKGRDTKEKLARNFGMPHPEGYRKALRVMELAARHNVPILCLVDTPGAYPGIGAEERGQAEAIARNLREIPLFEVPIIVVVTGEGGSGGALAIAVGDRILMQENAVYSVISPEGCAAILWRDGSRAEQAAAVLKITAPDLLSLGVIDEIVQEPAGGAHHDWDEAARLLKKAVLANYHVLNTLPGDELVRRRIEKFRAIGVFQELSVSQDQSRR is encoded by the coding sequence ATGCCCTCACCTTCCCAGGGCTGGCTCGATTTCGAGCAACCGCTCGCTGAACTTTTCGACCGGCTGGAAGAGGTCAGCGCCCTTGGCGCTGAATCCGAGATAAAACGCATCCAGAAGCAGATTGAAGAACTCAAAACAAAACTGTATGCTGACCTGACCCCGTGGCAACGCGTCCTTCTTGCCCGTCATCCCCGCCGACCTTATACCCTTGACTACATCGACCGCATAGTCACCGATTTTGTCGAACTGCACGGCGACCGGGCATACGCTGATGACCCGGCAATCGTTGCTGGTCTGGGCAAAATCGACCAGATTCCCTTTGCCATCATCGGCCAGCAAAAGGGCCGGGACACAAAAGAAAAACTGGCGCGCAACTTCGGTATGCCCCATCCTGAAGGCTACCGCAAGGCGTTGCGCGTAATGGAACTTGCCGCCCGCCACAATGTGCCCATCCTCTGCCTTGTTGACACCCCTGGTGCCTATCCCGGCATCGGTGCCGAAGAACGCGGGCAGGCGGAGGCGATCGCTCGTAACCTGCGTGAGATACCGCTTTTTGAAGTGCCCATCATCGTTGTCGTCACCGGTGAAGGTGGTTCGGGCGGCGCGCTGGCGATTGCGGTCGGCGACCGGATTTTAATGCAGGAAAATGCGGTCTATTCGGTAATCTCGCCTGAAGGATGTGCCGCTATTCTCTGGCGTGACGGTTCCCGTGCCGAACAAGCCGCCGCCGTTTTAAAAATCACCGCCCCGGACCTTCTCAGCCTGGGCGTTATTGACGAAATCGTCCAGGAACCGGCAGGCGGTGCCCATCACGACTGGGACGAAGCTGCCCGCCTGTTAAAAAAGGCGGTTCTGGCAAACTATCATGTCCTCAACACACTGCCCGGTGACGAACTGGTGCGGCGCCGGATTGAAAAATTCCGTGCCATCGGCGTATTTCAGGAACTATCGGTTTCCCAAGACCAATCCCGCCGTTAA
- a CDS encoding PorV/PorQ family protein, with protein MARFQRHSLHSSLLLVVALAICYGANDRQVGCVWLTIPVGTREAALAGAGTATSLGPQGIFYNPAATANTPPFAAQVEYTKWFLDTHHQSLFIARDFRHFALGLGAVSFASGKFDYREEIPTEEPLATFSPLDLTGYINIARCFAPWANAGISARYFYSKVLNNELSGFGFDIGARFKPRKNLSAGIAVVDFGRTLSYKYQLIWLPTRLRCGIGYNLPFGKNSLLFVADGSYFFYSQKFQAQLGTEFRLGDILSLRTGYDPLNPGNRLNFGIGVAVNRFRFDYTFAPLGFGLGTAHRFGVAYGIAAAESDHQ; from the coding sequence ATGGCGCGGTTCCAGAGACATTCGCTACATAGCAGTCTGCTGTTAGTCGTTGCCCTTGCCATCTGTTATGGAGCGAATGACCGGCAAGTGGGCTGTGTGTGGTTGACCATTCCGGTTGGTACCCGGGAAGCTGCTCTCGCCGGTGCCGGTACCGCCACTTCCCTTGGCCCACAGGGAATTTTTTACAACCCGGCGGCAACCGCAAACACTCCACCCTTCGCTGCTCAGGTGGAATATACCAAATGGTTCTTGGACACACACCACCAGTCACTTTTCATCGCCCGCGACTTCCGACACTTTGCCCTCGGGCTCGGTGCTGTCTCTTTCGCCAGCGGCAAATTTGATTACCGGGAAGAAATCCCTACCGAGGAACCCCTGGCTACATTCTCTCCCCTTGACCTTACTGGCTATATCAACATCGCCCGCTGTTTTGCCCCATGGGCAAATGCCGGTATCAGCGCCCGTTACTTCTATTCCAAAGTGCTCAATAATGAACTATCCGGCTTCGGTTTTGACATCGGTGCCCGATTCAAACCCCGGAAAAACCTCTCTGCGGGCATTGCGGTGGTTGACTTCGGCCGAACGCTTTCTTATAAATATCAACTCATCTGGCTCCCAACGCGGCTCCGGTGTGGTATCGGCTACAACCTGCCTTTCGGCAAAAACAGCCTGCTTTTTGTCGCTGATGGTTCCTATTTCTTCTACTCCCAAAAATTTCAGGCTCAACTTGGCACCGAATTTCGGCTCGGTGATATCCTCTCACTTCGTACCGGTTACGACCCTTTAAACCCGGGTAACCGTCTGAACTTCGGCATCGGCGTTGCCGTCAACCGTTTCCGATTTGACTACACCTTCGCACCCCTGGGATTTGGTCTCGGCACCGCACACCGCTTCGGTGTTGCCTACGGCATAGCCGCTGCTGAATCAGACCATCAATAA
- a CDS encoding division/cell wall cluster transcriptional repressor MraZ produces MWKRWSGFDMGIRGRFFGTFEYTIDAKGRLAVPVAFRKKLGPEEDTFIFAPGRYQTIEVYPYSEWNDYEERVLRHQPEHTEEAQRFRILLYSQSGEAVLDVQGRILLPKHLREWAGIEQNVVVTGAGRSFLIWEPERFRKFVTEWMVRYQQDRDEATRQGWERMQQFGSGEGFSHPGSSK; encoded by the coding sequence GTGTGGAAAAGATGGTCTGGATTTGATATGGGTATAAGAGGCAGGTTTTTCGGCACTTTTGAATATACGATTGATGCCAAAGGCAGGCTGGCGGTGCCAGTAGCGTTTCGTAAGAAACTCGGGCCTGAGGAGGACACCTTTATTTTTGCCCCGGGGCGCTATCAAACTATCGAGGTTTATCCGTATAGCGAGTGGAACGATTATGAAGAACGGGTGTTGCGTCATCAACCTGAACACACCGAAGAGGCACAGCGCTTCAGAATTTTGTTGTATTCTCAGTCGGGCGAAGCGGTCCTTGATGTTCAGGGGAGAATACTTTTACCCAAGCATCTGCGGGAGTGGGCGGGTATTGAGCAGAATGTTGTTGTTACCGGTGCGGGAAGGTCGTTTCTGATCTGGGAACCCGAACGGTTCCGCAAATTTGTCACTGAGTGGATGGTACGATATCAGCAGGATAGAGATGAGGCAACCCGGCAGGGTTGGGAGAGGATGCAACAGTTTGGTAGCGGAGAAGGTTTTTCACACCCCGGTTCTAGTAAATGA
- the rsmH gene encoding 16S rRNA (cytosine(1402)-N(4))-methyltransferase RsmH: MVAEKVFHTPVLVNEVLEVLEPCIKDGTIVDGTVGGGGHTEAIARRIKESGARGLIVGLDVDPAAIKFAAERLKSFGCRVVDFDKRRQTVESEQEVKKQLNREEMIFLVRTSYVNMAEVVKWLGVEPVNAVLMDLGVSSFQLEGARGFSFDHDGVLDMRFDSEGSYPTALEVLRRASEQDLKGWLRRYGEERFSGRIARKIYRHKERIRTSRELADLVRSVVPTRYVRKSLARVFQALRIVVNRELENVEAGFEAALRLLSPGGRLAVICYQSGEDRCFKDVYRRWKKTGEEGEGRRRLRLLSPKPIRPGAEEVKINPRARSARLRVVEVMV; encoded by the coding sequence TTGGTAGCGGAGAAGGTTTTTCACACCCCGGTTCTAGTAAATGAGGTGTTAGAGGTGCTGGAGCCGTGCATCAAAGACGGAACAATTGTTGATGGAACGGTCGGAGGCGGAGGCCATACCGAAGCAATTGCGCGCCGGATAAAGGAGTCAGGAGCAAGGGGGCTGATAGTCGGACTGGATGTTGACCCCGCGGCGATAAAATTTGCCGCGGAAAGGTTGAAGAGTTTTGGTTGTCGCGTAGTGGATTTTGATAAGAGAAGACAGACAGTTGAGAGCGAGCAGGAAGTAAAGAAACAATTAAACAGGGAAGAAATGATTTTTCTGGTGCGGACCAGTTATGTAAATATGGCAGAGGTAGTTAAATGGCTCGGTGTTGAGCCGGTAAACGCGGTATTGATGGATTTGGGTGTTTCTTCTTTTCAGCTGGAAGGAGCACGGGGCTTCTCTTTTGACCACGATGGTGTGCTGGATATGCGTTTTGATTCTGAGGGGAGTTATCCAACCGCATTGGAGGTTTTGCGTCGGGCTTCAGAGCAGGATTTGAAAGGGTGGTTGCGAAGGTACGGAGAGGAGCGGTTTAGCGGCAGAATCGCCCGAAAGATATATCGGCATAAGGAACGGATAAGGACGAGCCGGGAACTGGCGGATTTGGTGCGCAGCGTTGTCCCAACTCGTTATGTGCGAAAAAGTCTGGCGCGGGTGTTTCAAGCACTGCGGATTGTGGTTAACCGTGAACTGGAAAATGTTGAAGCCGGGTTTGAAGCAGCGCTAAGGCTACTTTCGCCAGGGGGGAGGCTGGCGGTGATTTGTTATCAGTCGGGCGAAGACCGTTGTTTTAAGGATGTTTACCGACGCTGGAAAAAAACAGGAGAGGAGGGAGAAGGGCGAAGAAGGCTACGGCTTTTAAGCCCGAAGCCAATCAGACCGGGTGCCGAGGAGGTTAAGATTAATCCCCGGGCGCGGAGCGCCCGTTTAAGAGTTGTGGAGGTGATGGTATGA